The Triticum dicoccoides isolate Atlit2015 ecotype Zavitan chromosome 6A, WEW_v2.0, whole genome shotgun sequence genome has a window encoding:
- the LOC119315586 gene encoding uncharacterized protein LOC119315586 yields the protein MSSRRRRHARSPASAPLDDDDLLCEILLRLPPEPSSLPRASLVCKRWRCLVSDAGFFRRFRLRHRRKPPLLGFFDRFDRLSFLPTLEAPNRVPCERFSFQCPDFGSCSSSLGCRDGLMLLFLRERLQVLVWDPVTGDQHRIAIPAAFDDKKTLIGLINGAVLRAAEDARHFQVVLVVADGDDEHHIRALACVYSSKTGLWGNLISTPIPYQPSDSSFRVPTMVYRDDAVLAGGSLYWKLVGNMVGILEFDLEKQSLAVIQVPVDMYSGGNCFRVMQAEGGGLGFLLVSESDCTAKLWKRNTDSDGVASWELGRTIELDKLLSLKSKEKGRLEILGFAEQNNVMFLWTFIGVMMIQLESLEFKNLYKTMFFSYYHPFESVYSAGNSMPYIADTTKPS from the coding sequence AtgagtagccgccgccgccgccacgcccgctCGCCGGCGTCCGCGCCGCTGGACGACGACGACCTCCTCTGCGAGATCCTGCTCCGCCTTCCCCCGGAGCCCTCCTCCCTCCCGCGCGCGTCCCTCGTCTGCAAGCGCTGGCGCTGCCTCGTCTCCGACGCCGGCTTCTTCCGCCGATTCCGCCTCCGCCACCGTCGCAAACCTCCCCTTCTCGGCTTCTTCGACAGATTTGATCGCCTCTCCTTCCTGCCCACTCTGGAGGCCCCCAATCGTGTTCCCTGCGAGCGCTTCTCCTTCCAGTGCCCCGACTTCGGCAGCTGCTCCAGCTCCCTTGGATGCCGCGATGGCCTCATGCTCCTCTTCCTCCGTGAGCGTCTCCAGGTCCTGGTGTGGGACCCCGTCACCGGCGACCAGCACCGCATTGCCATTCCTGCAGCGTTCGATGACAAGAAAACCCTGATCGGCCTGATCAATGGGGCGGTTCTTCGTGCTGCCGAAGACGCCCGACACTTCCAGGTGGTCTTGGTAGTCGCAGATGGCGACGACGAACATCATATACGGGCGCTTGCTTGTGTTTACTCGTCAAAGACTGGCTTATGGGGAAATCTGATCTCAACACCGATTCCATACCAGCCTTCTGATAGTTCATTCCGTGTCCCTACCATGGTTTATAGAGATGACGCTGTGCTGGCTGGAGGTTCCCTTTACTGGAAGCTTGTTGGGAATATGGTTGGAATTCTCGAGTTTGATTTGGAGAAGCAGAGTCTAGCTGTGATACAGGTGCCAGTGGATATGTATAGCGGAGGCAACTGCTTCAGGGTTATGCAGGCCGAGGGTGGTGGGCTGGGTTTCCTTCTTGTTTCGGAATCAGACTGCACTGCCAAGTTATGGAAGAGGAACACTGATTCTGATGGCGTTGCTTCATGGGAGCTTGGAAGAACTATTGAACTGGACAAGCTACTTTCTCTGAAATCAAAGGAGAAAGGGCGCCTTGAGATACTAGGGTTTGCTGAGCAGAATAATGTGATGTTTCTGTGGACATTTATCGGCGTCATGATGATCCAGCTTGAGTCATTGGAGTTCAAGAATCTTTATAAAACCATGTTCTTTTCTTACTATCATCCATTTGAAAGTGTCTACAGTGCAGGTAATAGCATGCCTTACATTGCAGATACAACAAAACCAAGTTAA